ATCATCTTGCCTCAGGCCATGAGAGTCATCATTCCCCCCACGGGCAATGAAACAATCGGCATGCTTAAGACGACCTCGCTGGTGCTGGCAGTCCCATTCACTTTGGACCTGACATTTGTTACCAATGCGCTCGCGAGCCGAACGTTCCTGCCTATCCCATTGCTCATGGTTGCCGCATTCTGGTACCTGTTGATCACATCGGTTCTCATGGTGGGCCAGTTCTACGTTGAACGGCATTTCGGCAAGGGGATTGACAATGTGATGAAAGCACCGGTGAAGGCAACTGCCGCCGCAGCCTCAGCCCACGCAACTCCAGAGAAAACTATTGGCGGAACCACGGAAGGTGGCAAGCAATGACCAAGACCACCTCAACGGATAAGGTGAGCCCTGCCGGCGTAAAGCCGCTGGTGGAAATTCAGGGTGTGCATAAATTCTTCGGCGATCATCATGTGCTTCAGGGCATCGACATGACAGTCAAGCCCGGAGAAGTTTCAGTGATCATTGGGCCCTCTGGTTCAGGGAAATCTACGCTTCTACGGTGCATCAACCTGCTGGAAACAATCAGCGCCGGGCGGATCTACGTCCATAACGAGCTGATCGGTTACCGCGAGGTCAATGGGAAGCTGCACGATCTAAACACTAAACAGATCGCAACTCAGCGCACGGAAATCGGTATGGTTTTTCAGCGCTTCAATTTGTTCCCGCACAAAACTGCGCTGCAAAACGTGATCGAGGCCCCTACTCAGGTCAAACGTCAGTCAAAGGCGACTGCGAAGTTGAAGGCACAGGAACTGTTGGAAATGGTGGGTTTGTCTGACCGTGCCAACTTCTACCCCTCCCAGCTCTCTGGCGGCCAGCAGCAACGTGTTGCCATTGCCCGGGCACTGGCTATGGAACCGGAACTGATGCTCTTTGATGAGCCCACATCAGCACTGGACCCCGAGCTGGTCGGTGATGTCCTTGAAGTCATGAAGAATCTGGCCAAGTCAGGCATGACAATGATTGTGGTTACTCACGAGATTGGTTTTGCCCGCGAGGTTGGAGACACCCTCACGTTCATGGATGCTGGCGTGGTGGTTGAAACCGGTAACCCTCGGGATATCATCGCCAATCCGCAGCACGAACGCACCAAGGAATTCCTTAGCCGCGTCCTCTAACCGCAGATAAAGCTGGCCCGCAGCAGTGCACTGCTGCGGGCCAGCTTTTTTTGGGCCCTTTGCTGCTGTGAATTTTGCTACTGTGAATTTTGTTTCTGTGAATTTTGTTACTGTGAATCAGCCAAGGCTGCGGCGATACGTGCGTGGAACTCTTGCAATCCTGCCCGGCTGGCCGATACCTCAATGAGGCTGCGCCCCTGCACAGGTGCGGCCAGAGCCTGCCCCAGCTCCGCGGGAGTGCGCACCAACGTATGAGCCCATCCGTAAGCTTGCGCCAAAACACCCAGTTCTACTGTGTGCGGGGTGCCAAAGAAGCGTTCGACGGCGGCCGCGTAGTTGGGTGCCTGCGCTAGTGTTCCGTGCTCCAAGACTGAGAAAATGCCTCCGCCACCATCATTGAGGACTACGGCTTGCAGGTGCGGAATTTCTTCGGTGGGACCTGTATTCATAGCTCCTACGTCATGCAAAAAGGTCAGATCCCCTATCAACACCCGTGTTGGCCGGCCCGTAGCCAGGGCTACCCCGGTTGCTGTGGCGAGGGTGCCGTCAATACCTGCCAGACCCCGGTTGGCGAACACAGTGACGTTGTTTACCCTGGTGGGTTTACCCGCCAGGTCAACGTCGCGGACAGGGTTTGAGGAACCCAGCATGAGGTTGCTACTGGGCTCTTGCTGGGCCTTGGCCCACACTGCGCGCGCCACCGCCGGGCCCGTAAGTTCCTTGGCATTGGGGGGTGCATCATTGAAGAGCGCATCTAATTGCTTCTCGCCAAGAGCGGCCGCTTCCTGCCACACTTGGAGCCAGCCGTCCGGGCCCTGCCCGGCGAAGCCAACGAGTTGATCCCATTGAGTCAACATCAGTTCCGTGCGCCGCCCAGCCTCGAACCAGGGAACAGGCTTGGGAATAAATAGTGCCCGTTCCAGGTCGGTGCGGGCCAGCAACGCATTGATTTGCCGCGATAGTGTTGGCCGACCAAAAAGTACCACCCGCTCAATCGGATGAGTGCTATCAGGGCCAAAGGCCTCAATGAGCAGCCGGTATGGGCCAACCGCGTTGGGTCCAAACCGAGCATTGGAAGACGGTTCCGCGAGCAGCGGTAGAGACAACATTCGGGCAAAGTATTCCGCTTCCGCACCTGCCCCGTGCCCGGCCACCACCACTGTTCTGTGGCTCGTTGCCGGCAAGCTCGTTACCGGCAAGCTCGTTACGGGCAGGCTTACCACTGGACTGCTTGCCACCGGGCTGCTTATGGCCTTTCTGGGCTCAGGACCAAGGCCATCTCCCGCCTTCACCACAGGCAGCAGCCGTTCCCATTCCGAACCGTCCAGTGCCGGTGTCAGCGGGTCCCGAAAGGCGAGGTTCACCTGAACGGGACCGGAGGGAATACCTTCTAACCGTCCGCGGGCAGCACTTAGGGCTGTTGAGATGGCGCTGGAGGGATCCAGACCGGCTGGAACATCCGTGGCAAAACGAACGTGATCGCCAAAGATGTCCAGCTGCTGTGTTGTTTGGTTGGCTCCGGTGCCCCGCAATTCTTCGGGTCGGTCCGCGCAGAGCACAACGATGGGTGTTCCGCTGTGGTTAGCCTCCATGACCGCAGGCAGTAGGTTGCCTACAGCCGTTCCCGACGTTGTCACAACCGCCACGGGAGCCTTCGCCCCCAGTGCCAGGCCTAGGGCCGTAAACCCGGCAACTCGTTCGTCAATTCGTACATATGTTTTGAGCCGGTCATCTGCCTGCGCTTCAGCAAGGGCATAGGCAAGAGGTGCACTGCGGGATCCTGGCGCCACCACCACGTGAGCAACTTCCGCACGGACCAAGGCGTCTACAACGTGGCGGGCAGCATCCATGGAGCTAAGTAAAGTCACGCCACTACTCTAGTCACACAGAGCGCCGGATGCCCATACGCGCGCTAGGCGATGCCCCGGGCGTTAGAACAGTTCAGGACCCAGCAGGGCATGGCAGCGGCTCAAACGTTCATGCCACCAGGCACGCCGCTGCGCCGGTGCGGCAAACCGGGTAAGCAGCTGCGGATCAGCAACAACCTCGCGCAGCTCAATTCCGCCGTCAACCGCTACCAGGCTTGGCACTGCCACATCTGCTTCCATCAAAGATACTGTGCCCAGCCCGCAGGCGTAGGGTAACTGTGGCAACGCGGCCGCAAGTGCTAATCCGGTTCGGATGCCCACAGAAGAATCCAGCGCCGAGCTCACCACAGCGGGCAAACCGGCTTCGGCAACGATTGCCAACGCCCGTCGGACGCCTCCCAGGGGGGCTGCTTTAATCACGAGTAGATCTGCGGCTCCGGCGCGGGCAACAGCCAGGGGGTCAGTAACTTTGCGCACGCTTTCATCCGCTGCAATCAAAACCGAGCCACCAAGCGCCGCACGTACAGCAGCCATTTCCGGAATCGTGGCAACGGGCTGTTCGGCGTATTCAAGCCCAAACACTGAAAGCATGCGCAACGCTGCCACTGCCTGCGGCACCAACCATCCGCCATTGGCATCCACTCTGATCCGGGCCTCTGGCAGCAAATTCCGTACTGCCCCCACTCTGGCAGCATCCTGCGCCAGCGACTCTCCAGCCTCGGCCACCTTGATCTTCACAGTGTGCAGACCATCAAATGCCGAAAGTACCGCCGGAATTCTCTCAGGAGTAACTGCTGGAACGGTAGCGTTCAGCGGAATCCAGCTGCGCGCTGGCTCGGGGTACCCCAGCCAGCCAGCTTCCAAAGCTGCGGCTAGCCACCGGGCGGACTCTGCGTCGTCGTACTCAAGGAAAGGCCCAAATTCCGCCCATCCCGCGGGACCTTTAAAGACCATCACTTCGCGGGTCTGCACACCTCGAAACTTCACCTTCATGGGCAGGGAGACTACATGGGCGTCGGCAAGAACCTGCTCAAGCGGTGGGAGTGGAAGCATCTCTTCACTGTAGCCCCAACCACAGCAAGCTCCCATGAATCTGTGGGAAGCTAGGCGGGATGAAGAACCATGCCGCCCCTCACCGTTCAGGCCCGCACAGCCGTGCCGCCTCACGCATTGCCGCCTGGCCATTCTTCTCGGCGGCGTTCATTAGCTTGGTTGGGATGGCTCTTAGTTACAGATTTTTCATCACCACCACCTCCGGACAGTTCATTGACGAGTCAGCCCTGGTTGAGGCCGAGGCGGCCCGCCAACGCATTGGTATACAGACTGCCCAAGTCCTTGACTCACTTCCCGTGACGTCCCTGGTCATCGCCGCGCTTGTGGTCTTATTCGTCACCCTTGCCCGACGCAGGTGGAAAGCGGCTGGTTTCGCTATTGTCGCCATGGCCGCTGCTAATCTCTCCACCCAGGTGATCAAGGCTGGGCTACCGGACCGACCCAATCTCGGCGTGAACACTCTGGCCCTGAATTCGTTGCCGTCCGGGCACACTACCCTGGCCGCCAGCGCCGCAGCCGCCGTGTTCCTGGTGGTTTCCCCACGCTGGCGCCCTGCCGCAGGCTTTGTGGGCGGCAGTTACGCCCTTGTGGTGGGAATTTCCACGCTCATCAATCAATGGCACCGACCATCAGATGTCTTGGCGGCTTTCTTCATTGTGGCGTTCTGGACCGCCCTGGCGGCGCTGGTTGTTATGCGTACAGGCCCGAAGTGGAATGTCTGGTTGGGCTCGGATATGCACTGGGCATCGGCACGGTGGTGGACTGTTTTGGCCGGGCTGTTGGCCCTGTTGGCGGGAGTGGCAACGGCCCTGATCTTACGTTCGGTTTCCGGGCCCGATGCGGTTAGTACCACCAGCTATTTCCTTATTGGACTTGGCCAAATAGTTGTTGTTGGCTACGGCCTCACTTTTGCTGGCATATTGCTGCTGACATTGGCTGTTCGACGCCGTTCACGGCGTTAGTTCGGCTGCTCGCCTAACAGTCTGGATTCCCGAACTAGCGCTGGATGGGTTTGTGCCGGGGTACCGAATACCCCAGTACGGCAGCCGCTACCAGCCCCAACAATCCGGTGGCCGCAATGCCAAAAGATAAACTCACCACAGCCGTTAGGCCCGCAAGGATCGCTGGTCCGCTTGAGCCACCAATGTCAGAGATGAACCGCCATACGCCCAGAAACTGGGCCCGCCCGTTCCGTGGTGCGTAGTCAGCTCCCAAGGTCATGACCAGGCCCGATCCAATGCCGTTTCCAAACCCGATCAGCATGGCTACCAGCAGCAGAGTGAGCGCTCCTGTGGTTAGCGGCATCAGCAGCAGCGAGACGCCCATCAACACCATGGACGGCACGGCTACCGCTATGCGCCCCTTTTTATCCATGACCTTGCCGGCTGGATAAAAGACAAGCATGTCGATGGCACCGGACATGCCATAGATCAGGGAGGTGGCAGCAGGGCTCAGACCCAAGTTCTCTGCCCACAACGGCACTACAACCTGCCGGGAAGAGCGCACTGCACTGACGAAGAGGATCCCAAGCCCAACACTGAGGAAGATTTCTTTATGCGCCGAAACCAAGGAACGCAGGGTGGGGGCTGGCCCGTCACTGCGCTCACCTTGGTCGCTGACAAGATCAGGTAGCCACAGAGCCAGGGCTCCTGCACCAGCCACGGCCACAGCGGCCACCCAGTAGGCGCCACTGAGCCCCACCAGGTGAATCACCAAGGCACCAATGAACGGTCCGGCGAACAAACCAATCCTGCCCACCCCACCAAGCGTCGACATGGCCCGGGCCCGCAAGAGTGGCGGAACAGCTTCGGTGAGGTAACTTTGGCGCGCTAGGTTGAACACTGCCGAGGCAGCGCCAATCAGGAGAATCCCTGCGGCAAAGGGCCAGAGTTCGGTGGCGAAAACGCAGAGCAGGAGCGCGCACAGGCTCAGGATGGCAGCGCCAACCATGCTGAGCCGTTCACCAAACTTAGCTGTGATCATCGAGGCCGGAATATTACTGACCAGGGAACCGATCCCAATCAACGCCACAATGAGAGCCGCCCCCGCCAGGGACGAGCCCATGGTGCGCGCACTGAGCGGGATGATGGGCAGAATAGCCCCTTCGCCAATACCAAAAAGCAGTGATGGCCCAAATGCCGGAAGGGCAATGGACCACAGACTGAAGTCTCCTGGTTTCGATGGTTTGCTCACTGGCTCTACTCTAGACCTGACGGATGGAGACGTCGCGGACGGCGGAGCCATAGCGGCTGGAAGCTATTAGCGAAGGCCACCGCTGCCCACCCAACAACCAAGTTCCACAGGCAAGCTCCACAGACCAGGTCGGAGCCGGGGTGTTCGCAGTCCACTGCTTGCGGCTGGTCGAGCCAATCCAAACAACACCGTCGGTCGCGTTTCCACCTTCTAGGGGCACCTCTTGCTCTACCACCTGATAAGAATGGCCCGTCATCAATGGGGCAACGCACGGGGGCTGGTAGCGGAGGGTGCGTATAAGTCAGCGAGGACTTCACATGGATGGCTTACATCAGTCATCGCGTTTGTCACGCTGAGGCTTCGAACTCCCGGCGTCAGCATAGCTCACCGATATTTTTGCTGATTGTCGCCTCATCCCCGTTATCGGGATTGTGGAGGTCAACCCGTCGAACATTGCAGGGGCTGGAGCATTTCATGTAGACAATGATGCCCTGTGAAGTTGTGTGGGCTGATTCTAGTTGCCATGTGTGCTCATGGAGCTCATTGGACTTGCTAGTCTTTTTGGTCTCTGAAGAAATAGAAAGCGTCATGTAAAACACTATGATGTAATGGCCTTATGGAACTCAACCCTTACGGAGAATATGCGGTTCTTCTTGCCGCTTCGCTCGCCAACGCGTTTCCCGACGACAGGGCTGGCATTGTGGCCCGCGCCCGGGATATCGGCATGACAATCGACTTTACGGCAGCGGCGAATGACTACGGGCTGGTTCGGGCGATCATCGACGATTGGCTAACTGTTGTTGATGCGCGCGACCCTCATGAACGCGCTGCCCTGCTCAATGCCCACATGGCCACAGCATCGGCCTACCCAAGGCTTACCGAGCACAACGGAGAAGACTGGCATTTGCACTACCGCGATCAAAATCAGAATCTCTCACATGTTTTGCGCGCGGTTATCAGCGTTGGCACCGCTTTACATCTCACCACCCGCGGCATGCACCGGCTTGGGCGTTGCGCTGCCGGAACGTCACTTGGCGATGGTTGTAGGGCGGTAGTGGTTGATACTACTCGCAACGGCCGCCAACAATACTGTTCGGTGAGATGCGCCAACCGTGCAGCGGTACGTAGGCATCGGGCCAAATCAGCAGAGATCTCATAGCCCGCACCGCCGCCTTCCCCGAGAATTCGTATCAGCCGTTGAGTAAGACGTCCGAGCTGGCCGGAACCAGTACTTTCACTGCCCGAGGCACCACTTCCAGCAGAGCTGGCAGTGCGGCCAGCTTTTCCCCGTCGGCATAGATATTTAGCGGTTTACTGGCGCTGATCAACACCACTTTCCCTCGGGTGAAGCTTACGTTCTCTTGTCGGAGATGGCTGCCCCGGTAGGAACGCAGAAAAGTGGCCGCCACCGCCAGAATCGTTGCCTTGCCCAACGAGACAACATCCAGCAGACCGTCGTCAACCATGGCCTGCGGGCAGATTCGCAGCCCTCCCCCGTACTGGCCAACGTTTCCCACGGCAACGAACCAGCCTGGGAAGGTGCTTTGTTTGCCATCCACTGAGAGAGTGAAAGTAACATCCTTCCAATCCAGAAACGCCTTGATTCCACCGTAAAGGTACACGAACGGCCCAAGGTTCAGCCGCGCATTGTTGCCATATTCATTGGCCAGGCCATCAAAGCCAACATTGGCAACACCCAAATACGGACGATCATTAACAAGCCCCAGATCAAGTTCGCGCACGCTCAGGTTTTTGATGTCTCTGACCGTCTTGACTGGGTCAAGCCCCAGTCCCAGACGGCGTACGGTGTCATTTCCGCGCCCCCCTGCCAGCGGCAGGATGATAGCCCCCGATTTCCGTGCACCTGCGGCAGCTGCGCCGAGAAAACCATCCCCACCCAGAATAGCCACCAAGGACCCCGCAGCTCCTGCTTCTGCCTGGGCCGTGGCATCCTCTAGCCCGTCAGTAACAGAAACTTCAACACGGAACCCGGCAACCCGGAGAGCCTCGGCGGTGCTGGCCATCAACCGCAAGCCACGCCCCCGGCCCGACGTCGGGTTCACAAGCAGCAGTGCCCTTCCACTGTCCAGGCCGCCAGCGCCGGGGTTCATGTGGCGCTCTCCTCGACGGTGGACAGCGATAGAGCCAAAGCCAGTATCTGCTTTGCCGCAGCGCGAGCCCTTGCCTCATCGGTGGGTATAAAGGCTAACCGTGTACGCCGCTCCAGGAGATCCTCCACTGTGGCTGCCCCTTCTGCCAAAATGCCGAACATCAGCTCAGCTCCGGTGATGTCCGTCCCCGCAAACAACGGCTCCGCAAGTAGCGGATTTACCCTCCCCAGCTTTTGCACCTCGGGGGCCTCGGTCCCGTACTTAGCA
This genomic window from Arthrobacter sp. TMP15 contains:
- a CDS encoding amino acid ABC transporter ATP-binding protein, with protein sequence MTKTTSTDKVSPAGVKPLVEIQGVHKFFGDHHVLQGIDMTVKPGEVSVIIGPSGSGKSTLLRCINLLETISAGRIYVHNELIGYREVNGKLHDLNTKQIATQRTEIGMVFQRFNLFPHKTALQNVIEAPTQVKRQSKATAKLKAQELLEMVGLSDRANFYPSQLSGGQQQRVAIARALAMEPELMLFDEPTSALDPELVGDVLEVMKNLAKSGMTMIVVTHEIGFAREVGDTLTFMDAGVVVETGNPRDIIANPQHERTKEFLSRVL
- the menD gene encoding 2-succinyl-5-enolpyruvyl-6-hydroxy-3-cyclohexene-1-carboxylic-acid synthase; the protein is MTLLSSMDAARHVVDALVRAEVAHVVVAPGSRSAPLAYALAEAQADDRLKTYVRIDERVAGFTALGLALGAKAPVAVVTTSGTAVGNLLPAVMEANHSGTPIVVLCADRPEELRGTGANQTTQQLDIFGDHVRFATDVPAGLDPSSAISTALSAARGRLEGIPSGPVQVNLAFRDPLTPALDGSEWERLLPVVKAGDGLGPEPRKAISSPVASSPVVSLPVTSLPVTSLPATSHRTVVVAGHGAGAEAEYFARMLSLPLLAEPSSNARFGPNAVGPYRLLIEAFGPDSTHPIERVVLFGRPTLSRQINALLARTDLERALFIPKPVPWFEAGRRTELMLTQWDQLVGFAGQGPDGWLQVWQEAAALGEKQLDALFNDAPPNAKELTGPAVARAVWAKAQQEPSSNLMLGSSNPVRDVDLAGKPTRVNNVTVFANRGLAGIDGTLATATGVALATGRPTRVLIGDLTFLHDVGAMNTGPTEEIPHLQAVVLNDGGGGIFSVLEHGTLAQAPNYAAAVERFFGTPHTVELGVLAQAYGWAHTLVRTPAELGQALAAPVQGRSLIEVSASRAGLQEFHARIAAALADSQ
- a CDS encoding o-succinylbenzoate synthase, with amino-acid sequence MLPLPPLEQVLADAHVVSLPMKVKFRGVQTREVMVFKGPAGWAEFGPFLEYDDAESARWLAAALEAGWLGYPEPARSWIPLNATVPAVTPERIPAVLSAFDGLHTVKIKVAEAGESLAQDAARVGAVRNLLPEARIRVDANGGWLVPQAVAALRMLSVFGLEYAEQPVATIPEMAAVRAALGGSVLIAADESVRKVTDPLAVARAGAADLLVIKAAPLGGVRRALAIVAEAGLPAVVSSALDSSVGIRTGLALAAALPQLPYACGLGTVSLMEADVAVPSLVAVDGGIELREVVADPQLLTRFAAPAQRRAWWHERLSRCHALLGPELF
- a CDS encoding phosphatase PAP2 family protein, which translates into the protein MKNHAAPHRSGPHSRAASRIAAWPFFSAAFISLVGMALSYRFFITTTSGQFIDESALVEAEAARQRIGIQTAQVLDSLPVTSLVIAALVVLFVTLARRRWKAAGFAIVAMAAANLSTQVIKAGLPDRPNLGVNTLALNSLPSGHTTLAASAAAAVFLVVSPRWRPAAGFVGGSYALVVGISTLINQWHRPSDVLAAFFIVAFWTALAALVVMRTGPKWNVWLGSDMHWASARWWTVLAGLLALLAGVATALILRSVSGPDAVSTTSYFLIGLGQIVVVGYGLTFAGILLLTLAVRRRSRR
- a CDS encoding MFS transporter — protein: MSKPSKPGDFSLWSIALPAFGPSLLFGIGEGAILPIIPLSARTMGSSLAGAALIVALIGIGSLVSNIPASMITAKFGERLSMVGAAILSLCALLLCVFATELWPFAAGILLIGAASAVFNLARQSYLTEAVPPLLRARAMSTLGGVGRIGLFAGPFIGALVIHLVGLSGAYWVAAVAVAGAGALALWLPDLVSDQGERSDGPAPTLRSLVSAHKEIFLSVGLGILFVSAVRSSRQVVVPLWAENLGLSPAATSLIYGMSGAIDMLVFYPAGKVMDKKGRIAVAVPSMVLMGVSLLLMPLTTGALTLLLVAMLIGFGNGIGSGLVMTLGADYAPRNGRAQFLGVWRFISDIGGSSGPAILAGLTAVVSLSFGIAATGLLGLVAAAVLGYSVPRHKPIQR
- a CDS encoding CGNR zinc finger domain-containing protein, which codes for MELNPYGEYAVLLAASLANAFPDDRAGIVARARDIGMTIDFTAAANDYGLVRAIIDDWLTVVDARDPHERAALLNAHMATASAYPRLTEHNGEDWHLHYRDQNQNLSHVLRAVISVGTALHLTTRGMHRLGRCAAGTSLGDGCRAVVVDTTRNGRQQYCSVRCANRAAVRRHRAKSAEIS
- a CDS encoding diacylglycerol kinase family protein, producing MNPGAGGLDSGRALLLVNPTSGRGRGLRLMASTAEALRVAGFRVEVSVTDGLEDATAQAEAGAAGSLVAILGGDGFLGAAAAGARKSGAIILPLAGGRGNDTVRRLGLGLDPVKTVRDIKNLSVRELDLGLVNDRPYLGVANVGFDGLANEYGNNARLNLGPFVYLYGGIKAFLDWKDVTFTLSVDGKQSTFPGWFVAVGNVGQYGGGLRICPQAMVDDGLLDVVSLGKATILAVAATFLRSYRGSHLRQENVSFTRGKVVLISASKPLNIYADGEKLAALPALLEVVPRAVKVLVPASSDVLLNG